AGCGTAATTTCAGATTATAATTTAACTACTCCTTTCTTCCTAAGTGGAGGAATCGGCCCCAAGGATGCTTTGTATTTGAATAAACTGAAGTTCCCAAAACTTTATGCGGTGGACGTTAACAGCCGATTCGAATCAGAACCAGGTTTAAAAGATATCAGAAAACTAGAACAATTCATTAAACAGTTAAATAGGCATGAACTTTCAACCCAACAGTAAAGGCTACTATGGTAAATTTGGCGGGGCGTTTATTCCAGAAATGCTCCATGCCAATATATATGAGCTACAGCAGAACTACCTTAATATTATCGATTCCGATGACTTTAAAAAGGAGTTTGATGAATTGCTGAAAAATTATGTAGGTAGGCCAACCCCCTTGTACCTTGCCAAAAATCTTTCTGCTATAAAGGGGGCAAAAATCTACCTGAAACGTGAGGATTTGTGTCATACCGGCGCTCACAAACTTAATAATGTTATAGGTCAAATTCTATTAGCAAAACGGCTGAACAAGATCCATATAATAGCTGAGACAGGAGCGGGACAACATGGTGTGGCAACAGCAACTGTTTGTGCACTTATGGGATTAAAATGTACAGTATTTATGGGAGCTAAGGATATACAGCGCCAACAACCTAACGTTTTAAGAATGAGGATGCTAGGAGCAACAGTTGTTCCAGCATACTCAGGCAGTCAAACTTTAAAGGATGCAACAAATGAAGCCATCCGGTTTTGGATTAATAATGCCCATGATACCCACTATGTAATTGGCTCTACCATAGGGCCGCACCCTTATCCCGATATGGTTGCAAAATTTCAATCGGTAATAAGTAGGGAAATTCAATATCAGCTTAAAGAAAAAGAGGGTGTTGAGAGCCCCAACTACATAGTTGCCTGTGTTGGAGGCGGAAGCAATGCAGCAGGGGCTTTTTACCATTTTATTGAAAACTCCAAGGTAAACCTAATTGGTGTTGAAGCCGCTGGTGAAGGTATTGAAACCAAAAAAACAGCAGCAACTATATCTACAGGCTCCGAAGGTATAATTCATGGGTGTAAAACCTTACTTATGCAAAATGAGGATGGTCAAATACTTGAAGCTCACTCATTATCCGCTGGACTTGATTATCCAGGTGTTGGCCCACTTCATGCACATCTTTACACTACAGGAAGGGCAAAATACCTTTTTGCGACTGATAGTGAAGCTTTAAATGCAGCGTTTGAATTGGCCAAAACCGAAGGAATTATTCCAGCACTAGAATCGTCCCACGCTTTAGCTGCACTTTCAAGGCTAAACCTTAAGCAAAGCGATATTGTTGTGGTTAACCTATCGGGACGAGGCGATAAGGATCTTAATACTTTTAATGAATATTATGAACAAAAGTATGGAAAAGAGTAAAATCAGCGAAATGTTTCGCGGCAAAAAGAATAAAATTCTCTCAATTTATTTTACTGCTGGGTTTCCTGAGTTAAACTCCACTAATAGGGTTATTCTAGCTCTACAAAAGAGCGGAGTGGATATGATTGAGGTTGGAATCCCTTTCTCTGACCCTCTGGCTGATGGAAGTGTTATTCAGCAAACAAGTATAGTTGCTCTTTCCAATGGGATGACCATAAATGTACTCTTTAACCAGCTGGCATCAATAAAAGATCAAGTGCAAGTCCCATTGGTTTTGATGGGCTACCTCAATCCAATTCTCAAATACGGTATTGAGAAATTCTGTTCTGAAGCAAGCAAATTAGGAATAAGCGGAGTTATTGTACCTGATATTCCCTTGGATGAATACATACAGAACTACCAGAACATTTTTGAGTCTTATAGGTTGCCGTTGATCTTCTTAATCACGCCAAGTACCCCCGATAATCGTATTCGGCTAATCGACAGTGTTTCAAAAGGGTTTATATACGCCGTTAGTTCGTTGTCCACTACTGGTAAAGAAGAAAACTATTCTGAGCTTCATCGGGCTTACTTGTCGCGGATAAGCTCCTTAAACCTCAGCAATCCCATTTTGGTAGGATTTGGAATACACAATGAGCAAACCTTTAACATTGCTACGCAATACTGTAATGGTGCAATTATTGGAAGTGCATTTCTCAAATGTATTGGGAATGGCAACAATATTGAAGGAAACACAGCATTATTTATAAGTAAAATCAGAGGTAATAACTAATTAAGTTATGCTAATTCAATTAGAAAAAAACTGCACCAATTCTCATCTTAAAAGTATTGTTGAGAAATTAACAAATGCTGGATACAAGGTTACCCGAGTAAACACTTTTAATCAGGAATATTTGGTGTGCATTGGAAAAACAGAAGTTGATATTCGTATAATTGGGAACCAGCCTGGTGTTAAAGATGTTCACATAGTAACCGATCCTAACCCATTAGTTTCAAGGCAATGGAAAGTTAAAGATACTGAAATTGATTTGGGGAATGGAATAAAAATTTCGCGTGACGATTTTACAATTGTTGCTGGACCTTGCGCCATTGAGAGCGAGGAGCAGGTTATAACCATTGTAGAATTTTTAAAGCAGCAAGGCATCCAGCTTATGCGTGGAGGAATTTTTAAACCACGCAGTTCACCCTATTCCTTTAGGGGGCTAGGTATTGATGGATTAAAACTTTTTTCAAATCATTGTAAGGCCAACAGTATTAAAGTGGTTACTGAGGTCATGCAGGTTTCCCAAATTGATGAGATGTACCCCTACACCGATATTTTTCAGGTGGGAACTCGCAACATGCAGAATTTTAACTTGTTGGATGCGTTAGGAAAAGTTGATAAGCCTGTGTTGCTAAAACGAGGAATGTCCGCTACACTTTCTGAGCTTCTATCGTCGGCAGAGTATATTTTCTCGAGCGGTAATGAAAAAATTATACTTTGTGAAAGGGGGATACGAACATTCGAAAAAGAATACAGAAACACCCTAGACCTTAATGCAATTCCTTACCTCAAGGATAAAAGTCATCTACCAGTCTTTTGCGATCCTTCGCATGGTGTTGGGGTTAGAGACTACGTTGAAAACATGGCTCTAGCCTCAGTAATGGCAGGCGCCGATGGAGTGCTGCTTGAAATTCATAAAACGCCAGAAAAAGCGCTATCCGATGGTCATCAAACTTTAAATTTTGATGAAAGTAAAAAAGCCTTTAAAAACATAAGACAGTTGGTGGAATTGCGAAAAAACTTGGTTTACTAGCTAGGCGTTCTTTATCATCTCAATTGCTGCCAACGGATTATCGGCCTTAAAAACTGCGTTTCCGGCTACAAGCACGTTTGCCCCTGCTTGGTAAAGTTCACGGGCGTTGCTTGGACCTACGCCACCATCAACCTCTATCAGGGTTGATAGCCCTTTTTGGTCGATAAGTTTTCTTAATCGTTCAATTCTAGCAATGCTGTTGGGTATGAATTTTTGTCCGCCAAACCCGGGGTTTACTGACATGATAAGAACCAAATCGGCATATTCAAGAATATCGGTTAGCAGTTCAACGGGTGTGTGTGGATTAACCGAGACGCCTGCCTTCATTCCAAGTTCCCTGATACGTGAAAGAGTCCTATTAAGGTGTGTGCAAGCTTCGTAGTGAACAGTTAGCCAGTCGGCGCCAGCCTCGCGGAAACGCTCAAGGTAACGGTCGGGCTCAATTATCATCAGATGTACATCAAGGGGCTTAGTAGCCAAGGCTTTGATGCGTTCAACCACAGGGAATCCGAACGATATGTTTGGTACAAACACACCATCCATTATGTCCAGATGAAACCAGTCGGCCTGGCTCTTGTTTACCATTTCGATATCGCAGGCCAGGTTCGCAAAATCGGCCGAAAGCATCGATGGGGCTACTAAACGTTCCATGTTTCATACATTTTGTGCAAAGGTAGCAAAAAAAGAAAGCGACCCGCTTAGCGGGTCGTTGCATATTGCTTAGCCTAGGTAGCTCTTGAGTATCTTACTCCTTGTGGTTTGTTTTAGCCTTTTTAGCGCTTTTTCCTTTATCTGGCGGACACGCTCACGGGTTAGATCAAACTCTTCGCCAATCTCCTCAAGGGTAAGTGGGTGTTTCCCATTTAAGCCAAAGTAAAGTCTAATAATGTTTGCTTCGCGGGGAGTAAGGGTGGACAATGCTCTCTCAATTTCACGACGCAGGCTTTCGTTAAGCAATCCCTTATCGGGCATGGGTGAATCGGGTGAAAGTAGTACGTCGTACATACTGCTGTCCTCATCCTGGGTGAGGGGTGCATCCATTGAAAGGTGCCTGTTATTCCCACGTAAGGCCTCTTTAATATCCTCAGGGGCAAGCTCGAGCTGTTCCGATAGTTCCTCAATGGTTGGTTCGCGCTCAAAACGTTGTTCCAGCTCTGCTAATGCCCTGTTAACTTTGTTGATTGAACCAATTTTATTCAGCGGTAGTTTAACTATTCTTGCCTGTTCGGCTAAAGCTTGCAGTATTGATTGGCGGATCCACCACACTGCGTACGATATGAATTTGAATCCCCTGGTCTCATCAAAGCGCTGGGCAGCTTTAATTAATCCAACATTCCCTTCGTTAATCAGGTCGGGTAGGCTTAACCCCTGGTTCTGGTACTGCTTTGCCACCGACACTACAAATCTTAAATTGGCTTTTACGAGTTTTGCCAGTGCTTCCTGGTCGCCTTCTTTTATTTTCCTGGCAAGCGTTACCTCCTCTTCGGCTGTGAGCAAATCAACCTTGCCAATTTCATGAAGGTACTTGTCAAGCGAGACAGCCTCGCGATTAGTAACCTGTTTAATTATCTTCAATTGCCTCATGCCAAAGATTGATTTTTAAACATTCGAATATATTAACAAAATTTAAAAATTGTTCTTTTTGATAAATTTTTTTTATACTTCAATTAAACATTTGCGAAAACTTATTGTCTAAATAAATTTTTCTTATGGTGTAGGGCATAATTTTGGTGACGAATGCGAAGTTAAATAATAGTAGTATCTTCGTGACTTAAGTTAAAAACTATGCGTTTTTCTGTTATCATACCGGTATATAATCGCCCTGGCGAGGTTGAGGAGTTACTTCAAAGTCTTGCAGATCAGGAATATGATGATTTTGAGGTGATTGTAGTTGAGGATGGATCAAAGGTTCCCTGTAGCGAAGTAGTAAACAAATTCGCCTCCAGACTAAAAATTCAATACTTTTTCAAGGAAAACACTGGTCCCGGGCTAACACGAAACTATGGTGCCGAAAGGGCAAAGGGGGAATTCCTAATCTTTTTTGACTCAGATTGCATAATCCCTAATAATTACTTTACCCGTGTTGAGGAGGAGCTTACGGCAGAGTATGTCGATTTTTTTGGAGGCCCCGATGCTACTCACCCCTCGTTTACCGATGTTCAAAAGGCAATTGGCTACTCCATGACCTCATTTTTTACAACAGGGGGTATTCGTGGGGGAAGGGTAAAGCTGGAACGTTTTACTCCTCGTAGCTTTAACATGGGCATAAATGCCGAAGTATTCCATTCGGTTGGCGGTTTTTCAAATATGAGGTTTGGGGAGGATGTGGATTTAAGCCTCAGGCTTTTTGAGATGGGTTTTAGGAGTAGGCTTTTCCCTAAAGCATTTGTTTACCATAAACGCAGAACCGATTTCCGTAAGTTTTTTAAGCAGGTTTTCAACTCGGGTATGGCTCGCATAAACCTTAGCATTATTCACAGAAACTCACTAAAACTGGTTCACCTATTACCCTCGGGGTTTGTATTTGTAATGAGCGTAGCAGTTCTGCTATCATGGGCTTACCCCGTTATTTCAATTTTTCCCTTGCTTTACTCAATTGCTATTATGTTCGACTCCTTGTTAAAAGGGAATTCGCTCACGGTTGCATTATTGAGCGTGGTGGCGGCATGGGTTCAGCTTTACGGATATGGTTTAGGATTTACTTATGCTCTCTGGTTATGGGTTGTTCATGGCAAAAGACCCAATGGTGCTTTTACTAAAAATTTTTACCGGTAGCTACTTTATCATTTCCAACAACTTGTTACGGTTAAGAATGGTTATTTCACGACGGTTAATGTGAATAATACCCTCGTCCTGCATCTCAGAAAAAACCCTTGCCAGGGCAGGGCGCGTTACGCCAAAAAACTCTGCCAATTCCTGATGCGATTTTGGTAGTATGAGTGTGGTTCTAACTTCGCTTTTTGATAGGTTTAACAGGTAATGCGCTATTTTTTCCTTTATGGTTTTAAATGATAGGAACCAAAGCTTGTTCGACAGAAATTGAGCCCGGTTTGATATGGAGTTAAGGTAATTGGTTAGCACCTGTGCGTTTTTCTGCATCAGCCCAAGAAACTCAACTTTAGGGATATACAGTAATTTGCAGTCTTCCAGAGCAATAACATCAACAGGGTATCGGTTGTTTTCGCCAAAAAGAAAGGCGTGCGCAATTGGCATTGGAGCATGCATCTCCTCAATCTTAAGAATTTTACCGGAAAAGTCCACCATCTCGCCCTTTACACTCCCCTCAACTACAATGCACAAACTTCGAACCTCCTCGGTTCGCTGGGCTATGGTTTGTCCTTTGCTGAATGAGCGAATGGTATGGGGTGTTTCATTTAAAAGATGGGCTACATCATCCTCAGTTAATCCTCGAAATATGGGCGATAATGTTATAACCTTGTTCATAATTTTTGTAATTTGCCACAAAGTAAACAAATCAACAGATAGTTTGCTTAAAAATATGTCTGTTAAATATCAAAACGGACAGGCGGTGTGTGTGCAGGAGCATAAACCTATCGCTTTCAATCCCTGGAAGCACCATTGTGGTTTTGTATGCAACCAAATTCAACTAATCAGAGGGGAAGGAGGAATCAACCTAGATCATTTTTTAGGGTATATCGGAGGGACTCTACTCGATTTTTACATTGGTGAACTACCTGTTTACACAATAGTAAATGAGGTTAACAAATATTTTATGGATTTGGGTGTAGCCAATGTTGATGATTTTAAACACTGGCTTGGCTTACCTGAAGTTACGTTCAAAAACATTTATCTCAGCGATGGTTCGCGCTGGGTTATGCGATTAGGACAAAACGATGAATATTACATTCACATACATCCGGGTCGATACTCTAAGCTAACTATCCGCTGTAGGCCAACAACCCTAAAAGTAGCCATTGCTTTCAGATATCTTTTTGGGTTTGAGGAGGAGTGTTTTGAAATTGATAAAGTAAATTATGCCCGTAAGTTTGCAGGTTTACCCCCAGTTGAATCGTTAAATTCAGCTTCAGCCTTGCAAAATTTTATATCCAATTTAAGGGTTAATAATCGTTAAAAATCCACATGTGTTTTATAACATATACTGCTGAATATCAGTATATACAAGTCATTCAAAAAAGGTGTTTTATATCATCATTTTTGGCCTGAATTTTGTGAAACTATGGTTGTATTTTTGCGTTATAAAAGTAGTTTTTCAAGTATAGGTTTTAGGGTTAATAGTTGGTTAGGTTTAGTTGATTTAGGTTAGTTAGGGTGTAAGGACGGAGCCGTATTTTCGGTTCCGTCTTTATTTTTATATGGGTTTATGCCCCCTGGCACCAAACAATTCCTTAAAAATTCGTAGGTTTGGGTGAAAAATTTATAGTATGAATCAGTCTTTATCCAAAGTATTCTGTTTCATATCATCTTTATTGATTATATCCTGCTCCAATGAAACTGAAAGGTTATCTACAAATGTGTTCAGGTATAACGAAAGTAAAGGGATAACCTCACTTGATCCCGCCTATGCCCGTAACCTTGCATTAATTTGGCCGGTGAGCCAAATTTTCAACGGACTTGTTCAGTTTTCCGATTCGCTTACTGTTGAACCCTCCATTGCAAAGCGTTGGTCTATTTCCCCCGATGGTTTAACCTACACATTCTACCTCCGCAACGATGTATATTTCCATGATTCGCCTGTTTTCAAATCGGGTAAAGGACGACGAGCTACAGCCCAAGATTTTGTTTACTCCTTTGGCCGAATACTCAACCCCACAACAGCTTCGCCTGGAATGTGGGTGTTAAGTGTGCTCGATAGGGAAAACCCAAACTACGAGAATGGTTGCTATGCCCCCAACGATAGCACTTTGGTGTTGAAGCTAAAAAAGCCTTTTCCTCCCTTTCTTGGGTTGTTGTGCATGCCCTACTGCTATGTTGTACCTCACGAAGCGGTTTCGTTTTATGGCAAGGATTTTGGCCACAACCCGGTTGGCACCGGTCCCTTTTACCTGAAGCTTTGGCGCGATGGGGAAAAACTTGTATTACGCAAAAACCCAAATTACTTTGAGGTTGATGAGCTAGGTAACCGCCTACCTTACCTCGAGGCTGTATCCATTTCATTTATTCCCGATAAGCAATCGGAATTTCTGGAATTTGTGAATGGTAAAATCGACTTTCTTTCAGGGGTAAATGCAGCATCAAAGGATGAAATTCTCACCCGCTCGGGTAGGCTAAACCCTAAGTATTCCGATAAAGTAAAAATGGTTACAGGCCCATACTTAAATACTGAGTATATTGGGATACTTATTGACTCTGCAAAGCTCCCCGGTAACCAAAGATTTTTGCTCGACGAACGGGTGCGTAAAGCTATTGCTATGAGTTTTGATAAAGAGAAAATGATGCTTTACCTCCGGAGCAACCTTGGCTATCCGGCTAATGGTGGATTTGTACCTTCCGGCATGCCCGGTTTTACTGATGTAAATTACGGTTTGGCTTACAACCCGTTACAGGCTATGCAATTGCTAGAGCAAGCGGGTTACAGCGGTAAAAACGCTTTACCTGAAATAACAGTTTCAACCACCGACGATTATCTCGATTTGTTTGAGTTTATTCAGAACCAGCTCAGCACGGTAGGCATTAAACTCAATATTGATGTGCTACCCGGTGCAGCATACCGCGAAATGCTTGCAAATGGGAAACTACCCGTTTTCAGAGGGTCTTGGATAGCTGACTATCCCGATCCTGAAAACTACCTAGCTTGTTTCCTTACGGATAATTTTGCTCCTAATGGACCAAACTATAGCCATTTCAGCAGTGTGCAGTTTGAAATGCTTTATCGGAAAGCAATGTCGCTTACCAGTTACGACCAACGATTACCATACTACCATAGCCTCGATTCTATTGTTACATCAAAAGCCATAGTTATACCTTTGTACTACGATAAAGTGGTTAGGTTTACCTCGGCCAGAGTTGATGGTATTGGTGTAAATCCGATGAATTTCTTAGTTTTGAAAAAAGTAAAAGTAAAAAGTATAAAATGATAATTATTGCCGATAGCGGAGCTACAAAAACCGATTGGAGAATCTTAGAACACGGCAAGCCCATTGCAAGTTTCGAAACCATTGGGTTAAGTCCATACTTTAATAGGCAGGAAGATTTTTTAAGCGCATTAAATCAAAACTACCCCAAGCAGATCAACCCAGAACAGGTAAAGGAGATTTTCTTTTACGGTTCCGGATGTGGAGTGCATGAAAGGGGGCAGGATGTAGCAAGGTATCTTGGCATTTTTTTTAGCAATGCCAAAATTCATGCAGTTTCCGATGCTTTAGGGGCAGCCCGGGCGCTATTTAAGCGCCAACCCGGCATTGTTGTAATCCTTGGAACCGGCTCAAATATTGCCTACTACGATGGCGAACGGCTTTATAACCGAACCCCCTCGCTTGGATTTGTTCTGGGTGACGAGGGTAGCGGAGCATACATGGGACGGCTTTTGCTTCGTGCTTATCTTTACAAAACACTCGATCCTGATATAGCCCAAAGCCTTGAGCAGCAGTACAATGTTGAGCTAAGCCATGTGCTCAATATGGTTTATAGCGCACCCCGCCCATCGGCGTACCTTGCATCGTTCGTTCCTTTTATTCTTGAGAATATCCATAACCAGCATATATACTCTATTGTAAAGGAGGCGTTTGTAGCCCTTTACCGGTATCACTTTGCGGTATTTGAGAATCTATCCGATTTATCCATTGGTGTAACCGGTTCAGTAGGTTGTCTTTTTAGTCAGGTTCTTGATTCGGTTGGAGAGGAGTATGGGTTTAAAATATCGCAATACTTACGCTACCCAATAGTTGAGCTAATTAACTACCATACACAAAATACTCGGAATATACCTTAACTCCCGATTTTTCCGAAAGAGTTTCGGCATACGAAATAAACGACTTTCCATGGTTTGTTTCGCCTAATCGTATCAGGGTTTGGCCAAGTATTTTCATCAACACCATTTCCTGCAAGCGGTAACCCGAAATTCCACAAAGTTCAATGGAGTTCCTTATACAGGTATGTGCATCGTTCAGGTTACTTTCGTAAAAGTATGATATTGAGCGGGCTAACTCCCCGAGTACAATTGCAAAATGGTTCCTGCTGGGATTGAGCTGGCTGTAGTTTTGCATGAGCTGATGATGCTTTTCCGGGGTAAAAGGGTTACGATTTTTAGTGAGGTCAGTGAACTCATAAATGATAGAGTCCAACGCTTTTTGGTGTGCCGAGAGATTTAAGGGTTCTATCAAAATATCTTGTAGTGGGAAAAAGCGCTTATCAATAAAAACTAAGGGTAAAACCGACTCCCTGAACTCAAGCTTTGCACTGGCGGAATTGATACTTTTATAGAATTCCAAAGCTTTCTTTACCATTAATTCGGTTTTTGAGCCAGTTGAGAAGAAGATATTAAGGCAGAACCACATACCAGCAATTCTTGCTGAGTTTTGCTCAGCCATTATAAAATTGTTATGCCACTCATTGCTATTATTGATATGTGAGATTTCCAAACCCATAAGGTTGCAGTAATCCATTGCTACTTTTGAATCGTTGTAGTAAGGGCTTGAGGGTTGCACCTGTTCCAGTATTTTTCTATAGGTTGATGAAGTGCCGTTTAAATCGGGATTTATGAGCAACAATTCCCTTTCTGCCTCTCTATTTCTGAGCAGGTGAGGTAATAACTCCTTGAACAGTGATTCATCTCGTTTAAAACATAGCGTAAGTGTATTGATGAGTTCCGGGATGTAGTTGGGTAAAAATAGTTGGAACAAATCCACAAGAAATGCAGCCTTACGTTCATTAAAGCCAATGCTAAAGATGTAGCCAATCAGTTTTGGATAAATCTCATTTTGTGAAAAGAGATTTTTTGTTGCAGTGATTAATTTCTCGCTTAAACCGTACTCCTTAATTAGTTTTTGGGCAACTAGCGAGGTTAATATATTATTATTACTTATGGAAACAAGAGTTGAGTAGCCTAGTGAATCGGTATAAACTTTCTCTTCGGAAATAATTCCAAACGAAAGTAAATCATGGTATGCATCAAAGTAATTGCCTGCAGTTTTTAGGTTAATGGGGTAAAGCTTTTTAAGCTGCTGCTTGTTTATTGCACCAGAATTTTCCAACCATTCCTTGGCAATGGCATTCAAAATATCGGCTTTCTCTTCGGGGTAAATTGAATCAAATACTTTTTGTTTGATAAACTCGTTGATGATATTCAATGGGTCGGAAAGGGTTTGGTAGTTTGCTTTACCGTAACTGCTAATAAAAAGTTGTAGGTAAAATGGGTACGAAATAGTTTGGCGTAACAAAGCAGGTAACTCGAATATAAGCAAGCGTTCCTTTTTCCCTTCGTTCACTGTGTTATCAAGAACAGCTTGCATTTCATCGTACGAAAGGGGAGGAATATTTGCGTTATCGGAGTTAAAGTTGGATTGATCAATATTCAGCCAAACCTCTGGGTTTATAAGGTAACCCTGCAGCGATTTCCATGTGGCATATCTTGATGTAATAATCAGCTTGGTGTTGGCCGATTCTGAAAATTCTTTGGCCAGCTCGTGTATTCCTTTAAGGGTTCTTTCAAGTTTAATACCGGTAAGGGTAACCTCATCAAGGGCATCAATTATGAATACAATTGTGCCAGGTAGTTTTTTGAGCTCATCTTTTAAATTCGGGATTGAAAATGCGTTAATGCCAATTTGACTCCACAACCATTCATCGATATTTAGCTCTGAAAACGCATAGTTTTCAAGTTTTGATGCCGAAATGATGATGGGTATTATTTGCTGTTTTTTTACTTTAGGGTAATTTAAGTACCAGTGGGCAATGAAAGTAGATTTTCCATAACCGCCTGGCGCCACAATTGCCAATGCTGTGTAGTTTGAACTTACAAAGTGATTAAGCAACGATTCCAGATATGTTCGCCTTACGGTTTTTTCAAATGGGATTCCGGATTTTATTTGTATTGAACGAATGCTATGGTGGTTTACCTCCATTGTATTTGTGGTAATTAAACTCCAAAGCTCCGGTATGTTTGTTTTAGAGGTAACACTCGCCTTAATCTGATTTTCAACAAAGTCTTGCCAGTGGCTATACCCGCAATAGCGTGCAAGAATATCGAGTGTGACACGTGTTGGTTTAGAATTCGTTTTCAGGAACCCAAAAAGCCGGCGGAGGGTTGCCGGGCTAATATACTCGTGTGTATGCTCAAATACTTTTTCCGACAAGGTTTTACAGTCGCGTTGGTACGATATCTTTTTACCAAAACGCTTCTCAACGGCTTCAATAAGCTGTTTATGTAAATCCATTGCCGAACTGCTTTTGATGTCTCAAATGTAAGGATTTTAAAGATATCTATTAATCGGGTTGTAAAGGGTTCTCTTAAAAATTTATTGACACGTTTGACACGTTACTCTCCGAGGATAACTACCGTATATTTGGCAAGGAGCAAAACAATAATGCTATGTTCAAACTTGTAAAAAAGAATAAAATTGACATTGGGGTGTTCATCATTTTTTTCATCATCACCCTAATTTTTGTAGTAACGCTAGTAAAAACTTTAACATTATAAATTTAAAAAACCATGTACAGTCAGGTTTGGGAAAAATGTTCAGCATCGGTTTGTTGTCTGAACTTTTACAATGAGCACGGTGTGCTCATTGACACGTTGAGTGGATTTAAGATCAATAAATCGCTTGTAACCTGTGAGCAAGCCTTTTACGTAAAAGGCGCCCAAAAGGTAGAAATCCGTTTTGTTGAGGCTGACGCAAATACCCCAAAGGCATCCATGCGTTTGGATTACAAAGAGTTCATTGATGACCTTAGGATTGGGTTTACCCATAACCAAGCCGATTACGCTGTATTTAATATTGATTTTGCCGAATTTCAGGATATTCCAAGCCTGTCGCTGTGCGAACGATGGAATTACCCAATTGGCATGCCTGTGGCAATTATTGGTTTTAATGGAGTAGGGCAAAACCTTTCCATAAAAACAGGAATAGTTTCGTCCGCTTTCTCCAATAAGCAGGGAGTTAGGTATCTTCTGCTCGATGGCCTTACTTGCTATGGGAATAGCGGAGCTCCTGTAATTGACCCTCAAACCATGCAGGTAATTGCAATTGTATCGCGTAGAAATAACCCGGCAACCAAATCGTACAACGATTTAATGGGCTACATCAGCACAAACCTTGAAGAGCTGCGCAAGATTGAAGGTAAATTTAAACTTGGCGAACTCGACCCCATTCAGGTACTTATTGCCAACCAGAACCAGATTAAGCTTTTGGCCACAAATATCTACAAGCACACTGCAACAGGTTCATCGCAGGCAGTTATGCTCGATCATATTATCACTTACTTTAACGAACAAGCAATTATTGAAAATCATTTATTAAAAAGTACCGAAGTGGAATTTGATGTAACAGTTAATAAAGAGTAGTGTTTTTGTTTTCATGGGTTGGTAGGGTACTGCTATCATGCAGTGCCCTTTCTTTTTTATGTTAAACAATTATAAAAAGTAAAATGTTT
This is a stretch of genomic DNA from Tenuifilum sp. 4138str. It encodes these proteins:
- the trpB gene encoding tryptophan synthase subunit beta, with protein sequence MNFQPNSKGYYGKFGGAFIPEMLHANIYELQQNYLNIIDSDDFKKEFDELLKNYVGRPTPLYLAKNLSAIKGAKIYLKREDLCHTGAHKLNNVIGQILLAKRLNKIHIIAETGAGQHGVATATVCALMGLKCTVFMGAKDIQRQQPNVLRMRMLGATVVPAYSGSQTLKDATNEAIRFWINNAHDTHYVIGSTIGPHPYPDMVAKFQSVISREIQYQLKEKEGVESPNYIVACVGGGSNAAGAFYHFIENSKVNLIGVEAAGEGIETKKTAATISTGSEGIIHGCKTLLMQNEDGQILEAHSLSAGLDYPGVGPLHAHLYTTGRAKYLFATDSEALNAAFELAKTEGIIPALESSHALAALSRLNLKQSDIVVVNLSGRGDKDLNTFNEYYEQKYGKE
- the trpA gene encoding tryptophan synthase subunit alpha gives rise to the protein MEKSKISEMFRGKKNKILSIYFTAGFPELNSTNRVILALQKSGVDMIEVGIPFSDPLADGSVIQQTSIVALSNGMTINVLFNQLASIKDQVQVPLVLMGYLNPILKYGIEKFCSEASKLGISGVIVPDIPLDEYIQNYQNIFESYRLPLIFLITPSTPDNRIRLIDSVSKGFIYAVSSLSTTGKEENYSELHRAYLSRISSLNLSNPILVGFGIHNEQTFNIATQYCNGAIIGSAFLKCIGNGNNIEGNTALFISKIRGNN
- the aroF gene encoding 3-deoxy-7-phosphoheptulonate synthase; amino-acid sequence: MLIQLEKNCTNSHLKSIVEKLTNAGYKVTRVNTFNQEYLVCIGKTEVDIRIIGNQPGVKDVHIVTDPNPLVSRQWKVKDTEIDLGNGIKISRDDFTIVAGPCAIESEEQVITIVEFLKQQGIQLMRGGIFKPRSSPYSFRGLGIDGLKLFSNHCKANSIKVVTEVMQVSQIDEMYPYTDIFQVGTRNMQNFNLLDALGKVDKPVLLKRGMSATLSELLSSAEYIFSSGNEKIILCERGIRTFEKEYRNTLDLNAIPYLKDKSHLPVFCDPSHGVGVRDYVENMALASVMAGADGVLLEIHKTPEKALSDGHQTLNFDESKKAFKNIRQLVELRKNLVY
- the rpe gene encoding ribulose-phosphate 3-epimerase, which gives rise to MERLVAPSMLSADFANLACDIEMVNKSQADWFHLDIMDGVFVPNISFGFPVVERIKALATKPLDVHLMIIEPDRYLERFREAGADWLTVHYEACTHLNRTLSRIRELGMKAGVSVNPHTPVELLTDILEYADLVLIMSVNPGFGGQKFIPNSIARIERLRKLIDQKGLSTLIEVDGGVGPSNARELYQAGANVLVAGNAVFKADNPLAAIEMIKNA
- a CDS encoding sigma-70 family RNA polymerase sigma factor, encoding MRQLKIIKQVTNREAVSLDKYLHEIGKVDLLTAEEEVTLARKIKEGDQEALAKLVKANLRFVVSVAKQYQNQGLSLPDLINEGNVGLIKAAQRFDETRGFKFISYAVWWIRQSILQALAEQARIVKLPLNKIGSINKVNRALAELEQRFEREPTIEELSEQLELAPEDIKEALRGNNRHLSMDAPLTQDEDSSMYDVLLSPDSPMPDKGLLNESLRREIERALSTLTPREANIIRLYFGLNGKHPLTLEEIGEEFDLTRERVRQIKEKALKRLKQTTRSKILKSYLG
- a CDS encoding glycosyltransferase, which encodes MRFSVIIPVYNRPGEVEELLQSLADQEYDDFEVIVVEDGSKVPCSEVVNKFASRLKIQYFFKENTGPGLTRNYGAERAKGEFLIFFDSDCIIPNNYFTRVEEELTAEYVDFFGGPDATHPSFTDVQKAIGYSMTSFFTTGGIRGGRVKLERFTPRSFNMGINAEVFHSVGGFSNMRFGEDVDLSLRLFEMGFRSRLFPKAFVYHKRRTDFRKFFKQVFNSGMARINLSIIHRNSLKLVHLLPSGFVFVMSVAVLLSWAYPVISIFPLLYSIAIMFDSLLKGNSLTVALLSVVAAWVQLYGYGLGFTYALWLWVVHGKRPNGAFTKNFYR